ttaaattatttaaaaagtgtattttcgttaaaacaaaataataaataagtaaaactgatttgatggtaatttttatgatatatatatatatatatatatatatcaattccgtgaaagaaatagaagcttaatatggaaaaaaatcttaaatacaaaaacctctaaaaattaacaaaaaaaactaataaattaaactatgatatcacttaaaagcttcttagaccatattaataaaatatttaagcgataattagacaaatttgattttttttttcagcaaaaagtttattattaattagcatcagttatttcaagatgtttaagaaatggtggacaaaaaatagaatggacattaatgatatatgaactatgaatagtactttgtgaagcagacttagataacatatctgcacatccattttcagtcctttttgatgcctaaattcaatttcttcagagtagttattccacaaataaATCGTAttagatattgttttgatatgtagatttgttttttcaatgttaagaagattgataactgtaaaaatgtctccttcgtatatgatatgtctataaccgagtctccaacatgagacaagtttgtttaaaaagtaaataattttatttttcttatattatataatcaatatatattatttactgataataaaaatatagttattcatcgatcacaaatatctatgcaaatatgtgaatcaagtacaacaatcaaacaacataatgatttccacaaagaaaatctaaaaaatatatttatgttttttttgtcatcatatatttatgttatgtagtcatattttatatttttttaaataatgtaatacaatattatacattatttttttagaattgagaaatacatatatcagttagacaaattaagcgataattagacaaatttgatttttttttgtgagcaaaaagtttattattaattagcattacttatttcaagatgtttaagaaatgatggacaaaaaaataggatggacataaatgatatatgaactataaatagttttttgtaaagctgacttagataacacatatgcacatccatttccagtccttttttatgcataaattcaattttttcagagcagttattccacaaagagatcgtatgagatattgttttgatattcagatttgtttcttgattgttaagaagattgataagtgtaaaaatgtttcattcgaatatgatatgtctataaccgagtccccaacatgagacaagtttgttaaaaagtaaataattctatttttcttatattatataataaatatatattatttactgataataaaaatatagttattcatctatcacaaatatctatgcaaatatgtggattaagtacaacaatcaaacaacataatgatttccacaaagaaaatataaaaaatatatttatgttatgtagtcttattttctattctttaaataatataatacaatattatacattattttttagaattgataaatacatataatatcttatccgcgcgtagcgcggttaaaaaatctagtacaTGTAAAATCAGTAAACAAAGAAGTTCTATACGTCTTTAGTCAAGCGCCTTGGTAAAGTACCATAAATGAATTCAAACCTAAATCCATGAGGCTATTTTTTGCGTTTACACTTACCAAATTGTGTTTAAAGCCCTCTACAAGACTTGGTTTAGTTATAAATATGTTAGTATATAACGTAAACACAAAAACATGCATGTTTCATTGAAAAACACTATTATTCCATTCAATAAAGGAATTTTCTTACACAGAAACCGGGTCCATTATGAATTATCAACCTTTAAAACTTCATGTCTGAACTGCCATATTAATTATCAAACCAATAAGATTtcgttatttcatattcgatatctttttaaaaaagaaacaaaaataattttaagttattctatttttaaaataaaaaagtaaaaaaaaataataatagttacgaaaagttatttaaaaaaaaatgttttaacgTCGTCGTctgcaaaacactaaacctatTTTTTGCTAGAATAAAAATCATTATGCGAAAATGAAACAGTTGATTTTGAAAATCATAATAAAAGGGGGAAAATCGGACCACCACGGTATCTACTGAAGAAGCATTAGTCATGCCTTGCTGTATTAGTTTTATTTGACTAACGATAAAGAAAAAGCATGTTTAGTTTTACGTGTCCCATAATTCATGAGTACGTTCGACATCATTCATGTTTGACTTTTTCTTCCCAAAAAAACGATGTTTTCAACGTTGAAGTGAGTCACTGAATACCATTCTGATTTGATTCAGCGGAATAGCACACAAAATCCAAATTCTGCAAAAGAAAGTAGGACAAAATGTTCGTAAATTCACATATAGAAGAACCAAGTAACTAAGTATACCAAGTACATTTTAATAGTAAAAgagcttcaaaaaaaaaactgagtatACCAAGTATATGGGAAAAGAAAAATAGTTGTCTACTTAATATGTATACGTAAACCAAGTATATGGGGGAAAAAAACATAGTTTTCTACCTTATATGTATACGTAAATCACAAGTAACTTGTGGaaaacatataccgctcatacttTTTAACGACTTGGTAACTACCAGAAAACTTATATTCCAATTTCACTAAGATTAGTTGgctgttgaccaaaaaaatagattagttgGCTAACACTTGACAACTTGttcccacaaaaaaaaaacacacacacacattaaaACACAACAATAGGTAACCCCTTGGGTTCAGTGGTTTGGTTTCATTGAGACTTCATTAAAGTTTTtatattactccctctgttttaatttatttggtgtttaaaaaaatgttttttgttcTAAAATAAGTAATGTTTTCACtattttattctaaataatatttaatgtcatttaaaatttgtaatttttttcttggttGAACTAGTTTTATATAATcaagataaattatataaaaatttgtacTTTCTTAATTTGTAGcaaattttttaatgcaaattaaaataaaacaagaagtaAGAAATATGATTTTTGAGTCTTGGTAAAAAAGCAAAATGTgcacattaaataaaaatacttatataaGTTTTTCATTATAGTACAAGTAAAACTCCAGGGTGTAAAACTATCTTACGTGATAAACCGATTTGAAATGGTGTAGTCAGACATGAATtatcataaaacaaataaaattatcggttataaaatctttgtaatgCTATAATAAATTAGCGTGGAAAACACAACTATTCACAATACAAATTGTTTCTAACACTGTTTGATGATTCATTTTATGAAAATACTTGTATGACGATTTCATGTGCACTATATTGAGCTACATTATAAGATTTACTTATCACGGTTCTACTTGCATCATGAACAGATAGTTCATGACTCATTAttgattttttgtgtttatttaattcataatttttttcgcAGGTTAATTAGTGGAatctattttgttttgaaaaactttttatttcttgAGTAGAAGGAAGCTTTTGATaatctagttttttttgttttcttttgaaggTAAGAGTTCCTCGAAAAGTTGGAGGATTAGtggtatataaatttattataaccGTGAAGCAATTATTCTCCAAAAGGAACCTAACTTCTTCAGCTAAGTTGAAAACCCCTCTTTATTGCTCATGCATGTATATCAAGTTGTCTGATTAAAAAATATGGGTCCATCTTAAGATTCAAAACTTGGAAAACAAATACTCGATTCCGCTATACATATGAAAATACAACAATTATATATTCAACAATTATGTAATTGACTAATCAAATATCataatctaataaaaaaaaaatcattttgattATAAAAATTACGAAAGAGGGGTTAAGCCcacatataataaataataactgaAAGGCCCATATCCATTAATAAACAGCTATTCCGGTCCATCTAACTAACTGAACTCTGTAACtgctttttaaaattatatagaaCACGTGGAGCACGAGTAACTAAAATATGTTAACGCCTCCACACCATGAGTACGTACGTAGCTGCCACATCACTGTTCGTTGGACGCATGGCGCAATTCGATGCAATATAGACCCATAAAAAGCTGGCGCATCCTACTTTAACACGGTGCGACGTAGCAGATAACACCAACTTTCcacttacaaaatttattggtaATTATTTCTCCAATTTAGGAAACAATTAACAATTAATCGCATCATGAAGGGCCTGTTTTGGAGGTTTAGTAAGTGAGCGCACACGTTAAGGATTGCCACGTCATCAGAAAAACCTGAAACGTgcatcctctctctctttctcgcaCTCGGTTTCTGGATTCCCGGAAAATACTGTTATCGTCGTCGAGTCCGTCTCCTTCGTCTTCTGGTCAACGATGAATATCTTTAGATTCGCCGGCGATATGACTCACTTGATGAGTATCTTAATCCTTCTCCTCAAAATCTACGCGACGAAATCCTGCGCCGGTGAGTTCTCTTCCCTTGTGTATGCTTCGAAGACGAGCTCTCGAAAACAATCTCGCATTGCTTTGACCAGTATGTTATCGTTTACAATGCAAATCTTATTATATCAATCCTATTCGAGCTCGTATGAATGATCGATTTCCAGAATAGTGGTGAAATCTCATTTTAGATTAGGTTTGAGGGAAGAATGCGAAATGAtgaatttgatttttgattGAGTAGGAATCTCTCTGAAGACGCAGGAGCTGTATGCGCTTGTGTTCTTGACTCGGTACttggatcagttcacggattaCGTGTCTCTCTACAACAGCGTGATGAAGGTTGTCTTCATTGCTAGCTCGTTGGCTATCGTTTGGTGTATGCGTAGGCATCCACTTGTGCGGAAGTCGTACGATAAGGACCTTGATACATTTCGTCATCAGTACGTTTTGTTAGCATGTTTTGTGTTGGCGCTTCTCCTGCATGAGATATTCACTTTCCAAGAGGTACTGTCGAATGAGCTTCGCATGCTTTTGTACTTGTAGTTTGTAGAGACGTTCAAAAGTGAATACCTCAAGCATAGTTTAGGTGGTAAGTGGCACTGAAACGTTTTGCCATAAGGTAGTGTAGCTTGGTTGGTGACATATATTGTGTTTTCTTCTTTATGGTTCATTAGTTCACACTTAGATATGGTGATCTTCATACTGCTAAACCATTTCTTAAACAACATGTGCTTTGGTGATTATGATGGATATGTTATATCATTTAATGTTCTTGGCTGTTGGTTTATGTGAAATAATTGATCAGAACTCCTTTCTGAACTGATTTGAGTCTGTATTCTGTAGTCTTATTTGAAACTTTGGCATAGTTGGTGCTAAAGCTTGTTTAAAAATTTGTACTACATGTGTTAGTATGAGAAATTCCTTGAGAGTCAAAAGTGATGCATGGTTATGGGTTTGTTTGCTTCCATTAACGGAATGTATTGTGTCATCACTCATCATTGCCTGTGACAAAATTTGCTTCCAGAAGGTGGACATGGCTTTATGTGACCAGCATCTCGATGTTACTTTTCTTGTCAAAATGTTCTTTGATTATCTTGTCAGATGCAACTATAGTATCTCTCTTTATATAAATCACCAAAAACATTTTAGCCAATGTGCTGCCGTAAAACTTTCATCTTTGCAACTGCCTTCACTCCGAGCTATATTTTGAAGTAGTATTGCAACAATGTGGCTTGTGTGTAATTGATAGTCAGAATCGTAGTGCAATATGCTCATCATTTGAATTTGGAACCATTGTAGGTGTTCTGGGCCTTTTCAATATACTTGGAGGCAGTTGCTATCCTTCCCCAGTTGGTTCTGCTACAGAGAAGTGGGAATGTGGACAATTTGACTGGACAATATGTTCTCTTTCTTGGGTACGTAATTCTTTCCAGAGATATGTTTTTACTTGCTTGATCTACTGGCTTCACATTTTGGAACTGACTGTTGTATAGCATATGACTATTACCTGGTCCTGCAATGATGTTATTGTAATATGATATGTTGGGTTTGTTTAGAATTGTTCTCTTTCTTCTTGATATACCGTGTCTGTCACTTGTTAAATTGATCAATGAGAAACACAAAGACTCTTAGAATCAGTACCTGTATCTCAAAAGTCTATACAATCGTTTTCCTTCTAAGTTTGAGGTTATgctgtttttttatatatatgaaagagATCAGACATGATTACTTTAGTTATGCATTTTGTTTGTACGGGAGTCTGAGTGGGAAATAACTTAACTTGCAGGGCGTATCGTGGATTATATATCATCAACTGGATCTATCGATATTTCACAGAGGATCATTTCACTAGATGGATCGGTAAACAAtgtttcaacaaagaagcaccAAATTACATTCTGCACTATTTGGTTGTTGACATATTTGCAATTTTCCAGCTTGTGTGTCCGGTCTTGTCCAAACTGCTCTCTATGCGGATTTCTTCTACTACTACTACTTGAGGTAAATAAAACCTCACCAGTCTGAAATCTCTCCAGATCTTTTATAGCGGCGACTGATCATGTGACTGACTTCGTATCCCTTTCTGTTTCATTCTAGCTGGAAAACCAATACTAAACTGAAGCTTCCGGCTTGAGCAGAACCAGACAAATTTTGTAAGTGTGTCAAAGTTCAGGAAATTACATAGACAGTGACActtgaaaaacgaaaatagaCATGGTTTGGTATCTGGTTTCTCCCTATTGTTAGTTGTTACAATCTAACAGGGAGAATGATGCAGCATTGTTGTTTTAGAAGTTCTTTACCTTCTTAATGGACATTGTAACTTTCCAGAGTGTGAATTACACGTGGAGGTTGAAATCAAAACTCTTCGTTGAAGTGTTGTTCAAAACTATAGCTCAGATTAGAAGAGCAAAGTACAAAAGCAATGTTTTTGGAAAAAAGCTTAAAACTAGTCTTCTTCAGTATGTTTTACTTTCTTGGTTTTCTTCTTGTGATCTCGtgtcttcttgcttcttagcTTGTCTATCTCTTCACCCTCGGAGACTTTTTCTCTACTACGTTTCTCTTtctttgacttctttctcttcACAGGAACCTCCTCTGTTTCATcatcattctcttcttcttgacCTTCCTGCTCCATGGTCTCTTCTGTTTCAGCCTCAACCACCGTGTTTGCGACAGCTATCTCTGCTTAGACCATAAAGAATCAAATCAACAAACACACTAACGGTATGTGATAACGTCAACGGCCAAAAGAAGAACTAACCTTCTCCACTAAAGCCCGAGTCAAAGACAAGACCTGTAAGATGCTGCTTCAAGAAAACCTGGAACAAAACAGTGCGATGAGTGAAACATGATTTCTTATTAACCCAAAACACATCACCTTCCATGACAAAGAGCGTACCGCAGAGATGAGTTGACGTGTCTTCACGTCATAAACCCGTAGATATCGGTCTAGCCCTGAACAAACCAGTAAAACAAAACACAGATGAGATTGCTGAAACGCATATGGCTTTTGAAGTTGTGCGCAACAGAAAGCATCTTACCGCAAGAAGCTATCACTTGATGATGTGGATGTCTAACAACTGATCTTATGCTTCCAGAACACTTTCCTAGAAAGCTTCC
The nucleotide sequence above comes from Brassica napus cultivar Da-Ae chromosome A9, Da-Ae, whole genome shotgun sequence. Encoded proteins:
- the LOC106367404 gene encoding ER lumen protein-retaining receptor A-like isoform X1, whose product is MNIFRFAGDMTHLMSILILLLKIYATKSCAGEFSSLVYASKTSSRKQSRIALTRISLKTQELYALVFLTRYLDQFTDYVSLYNSVMKVVFIASSLAIVWCMRRHPLVRKSYDKDLDTFRHQYVLLACFVLALLLHEIFTFQEVFWAFSIYLEAVAILPQLVLLQRSGNVDNLTGQYVLFLGAYRGLYIINWIYRYFTEDHFTRWIACVSGLVQTALYADFFYYYYLSWKTNTKLKLPA
- the LOC106367404 gene encoding ER lumen protein-retaining receptor A-like isoform X2 — its product is MNIFRFAGDMTHLMSILILLLKIYATKSCAGISLKTQELYALVFLTRYLDQFTDYVSLYNSVMKVVFIASSLAIVWCMRRHPLVRKSYDKDLDTFRHQYVLLACFVLALLLHEIFTFQEVFWAFSIYLEAVAILPQLVLLQRSGNVDNLTGQYVLFLGAYRGLYIINWIYRYFTEDHFTRWIACVSGLVQTALYADFFYYYYLSWKTNTKLKLPA